In one Umezawaea sp. Da 62-37 genomic region, the following are encoded:
- a CDS encoding sporulation protein: MFKRMLSAFGVGGPSVDTVLDSPHATPGGVVTGQVRIQGGSNEVEIGQVVLSLVTRVEIEHGDHEGSTTAEFHRVVVAQAVKVAAGQPLSIPFRFPIPWETPITAVGSTHLHGMTVGVRTELVIAGAPDKGDLDPISVHPLPSQDRVLDAFGALGFQFRKADVEAGHLHGVPQELGFYQEIEFHPPAQFGGRLSQVELTFVANPHELYVVLEADKRGGMFSSGGDAFGHFALSHHEAQGADWTAIISQWMAQVAERGGQHGAQHGYGGGYEQHGGYEQHGRRGPGMGAVVGGVAAGVVGGMVLGEVFEEVGESFGFDEE; encoded by the coding sequence GCGCGTTCGGTGTCGGCGGGCCTTCCGTCGACACCGTGCTGGACTCCCCGCACGCCACACCCGGTGGTGTCGTCACCGGGCAGGTCCGCATCCAGGGCGGCAGCAACGAGGTGGAGATCGGCCAGGTCGTGCTGTCGCTGGTCACCCGCGTCGAGATCGAGCACGGTGACCACGAGGGGTCGACCACCGCGGAGTTCCACCGCGTCGTGGTCGCGCAGGCCGTCAAGGTCGCGGCGGGCCAACCGCTGTCGATCCCCTTCCGGTTCCCGATCCCGTGGGAGACGCCGATCACCGCGGTCGGCTCGACCCACCTGCACGGCATGACCGTCGGCGTGCGCACGGAACTGGTGATCGCGGGCGCGCCGGACAAGGGCGACCTCGACCCGATCTCCGTGCACCCGCTGCCGTCCCAGGACCGCGTGCTGGACGCCTTCGGGGCGCTGGGCTTCCAGTTCCGCAAGGCCGACGTCGAGGCGGGCCACCTGCACGGCGTGCCGCAGGAACTGGGGTTCTACCAGGAGATCGAGTTCCACCCGCCCGCCCAGTTCGGCGGTCGGCTCAGCCAGGTCGAGCTGACGTTCGTCGCCAACCCGCACGAGCTGTACGTGGTGCTGGAGGCCGACAAGCGCGGCGGGATGTTCAGCTCGGGGGGTGACGCGTTCGGCCACTTCGCGCTGTCGCACCACGAGGCGCAGGGCGCGGACTGGACCGCGATCATCAGCCAGTGGATGGCGCAGGTGGCCGAGCGCGGTGGGCAGCACGGCGCCCAGCACGGGTACGGCGGCGGCTACGAACAGCACGGCGGGTACGAGCAGCACGGGCGCCGGGGGCCGGGGATGGGCGCGGTCGTCGGTGGAGTGGCCGCGGGTGTCGTGGGCGGCATGGTGCTGGGTGAGGTGTTCGAAGAGGTCGGCGAGTCGTTCGGGTTCGACGAGGAGTAG
- a CDS encoding sigma factor, producing the protein MVFRSTRAEVVAGELLVRRLYEEHGRAILAYATRLTGDPRTAEDVAEETLVRAWRYSDTITNGGDWVRGWLLGTTENIVCEMSAANTARGTRPDREPTRLTTAFRSAVRRFRVSRMNAMRTSEPPLTR; encoded by the coding sequence GTGGTGTTCCGTTCCACGCGGGCCGAGGTGGTCGCGGGTGAGTTGCTGGTGCGCAGGCTCTACGAGGAGCACGGCCGCGCCATCCTCGCCTACGCCACCAGGCTGACCGGCGACCCGCGCACCGCCGAGGACGTCGCCGAGGAAACCCTCGTCCGCGCCTGGCGCTACTCCGACACCATCACCAACGGCGGCGACTGGGTCCGCGGCTGGCTGCTGGGCACGACCGAGAACATCGTCTGCGAGATGTCCGCCGCGAACACCGCGAGGGGAACCCGCCCAGACCGGGAACCGACCCGCCTCACCACCGCGTTCCGCTCAGCCGTCCGCAGGTTCAGGGTCAGCCGGATGAACGCCATGCGCACATCCGAACCACCCCTCACCCGCTGA